A section of the Hypomesus transpacificus isolate Combined female chromosome 1, fHypTra1, whole genome shotgun sequence genome encodes:
- the slc26a2 gene encoding sulfate transporter, which translates to MMATLKPAVTENECYSVAKDSDLQIPIVLERREKTEEPWKTVFARRLQKHCFCSSAQIAKASVLRIIPILQWLPRYHLKEWLLGDIMSGLIVGILLVPQSIAYSLLAGQEPIYGLYTSFFSSIIYAFLGTSRHVSVGIFGVLCLLVGQVVDREVAAAGYITEGYSNKTTSFILGRLGNDTTVAGLVCDKSCYAIMVGATVTFTAGVYQVMMGLLQVGFVSVYLSDSLLSGFATGASLTILTSQLKYLLGLKLPRAQGWFTLIKTWFSLLQNMADTNLCDLFTSLLCLLILVPTKKLNEHFKTRLKAPIPWELFVVIAATVASHFGCFQEVYGSDVAGTIPTGFLPPQMPSWSLIPAVAIDALPIAIVGFAITVSLSEMFAKKHGYQVDPNQEMYAIGFCNILPSFFRCFTTSAALTKTLVKESTGCKTQLSGLVTALVLLLVLLLIAPLFYSLQKCVLAVIIIVNLSGALRKFKEFPQMWHVNRVDASIWLITAATSALINTELGLLVGVLVSAFCVLVRTQRAQGLELGRVGTSELYEDLAGYHGVQSQPGIAIFRYESPIYYANQSLFKKCLYHRLGLDPVKEKVHRKKLEKNRKREIRMRAEENRTKGQEAEMTTDVFLPAKSSFHSVVIDCSPVLFLDTAGVNSLKEVYEDYKELGVKVLLAQCNFSVRASLQRGGYYPDNVGEREHVFFTISNAVHYAQCLSGENGPCDPQC; encoded by the exons ATGATGGCTACATTAAAGCCTGCTGTGACTGAAAACGAATGCTACTCAGTAGCCaaggacagtgacctgcagaTTCCTATTGTCTTAGAGAGACGAGAGAAGACAGAAGAGCCATGGAAGACAGTGTTTGCTCGGAGGCTGCAAAAACATTGCTTTTGCAGCTCAGCTCAGATAGCCAAAGCTTCTGTGCTTAGGATTATCCCAATCTTACAATGGCTTCCTCGCTATCATCTTAAAGAGTGGCTCCTTGGTGACATTATGTCAGGTTTAATTGTAGGAATACTGCTTGTTCCCCAATCGATTGCCTACTCCTTGCTAGCTGGGCAGGAACCCATTTATGGCCTTTAtacctctttcttctcctccatcaTCTACGCCTTCTTGGGCACCTCACGTCACGTGTCTGTGGGTATCTTTGGCGTGTTGTGTCTTCTCGTGGGGCAGGTGGTGGACAGGGAGGTGGCTGCCGCAGGATACATCACAGAGGGATACAGTAATAAAACAACGTCCTTTATATTGGGCAGACTGGGGAATGATACCACGGTTGCTGGTCTAGTCTGTGATAAGAGCTGTTATGCCATTATGGTCGGAGCTACAGTCACCTTCACGGCTGGGGTCTACCAG GTTATGATGGGTCTTCTCCAGGTGGGCTTTGTGTCCGTTTACCTGTCTGATTCCCTCCTAAGCGGCTTTGCCACTGGGGCTTCCCtcaccatcctcacctcccagcTAAAGTACCTCTTAGGACTGAAGCTGCCCAGAGCTCAAGGCTGGTTCACCCTAATAAAGACCTGGTTCAGCCTACTACAGAACATGGCCGACACCAACTTGTGTGACTTGTTTACCAGTCTTCTCTGCCTGCTCATCCTGGTCCCCACTAAGAAACTGAATGAGCATTTCAAGACCAG ACTCAAGGCACCAATCCCCTGGGAACTCTTTGTTGTCATTGCTGCAACAGTTGCTTCCCACTTTGGATGCTTCCAGGAGGTGTATGGGTCAGATGTCGCTGGAACCATCCCCACAGGTTTCCTGCCACCCCAGATGCCTTCCTGGTCACTTATCCCTGCCGTGGCAATTGATGCCTTACCTATTGCTATTGTGGGATTCGCTATAACTGTTTCACTGTCCGAGATGTTCGCCAAGAAGCACGGCTACCAAGTGGATCCTAACCAGGAGATGTACGCGATTGGGTTCTGTAACATCCTGCCATCGTTCTTCCGTTGCTTTACTACTAGTGCAGCACTGACGAAAACCCTGGTAAAGGAGTCAACAGGCTGCAAGACCCAACTTTCTGGTTTGGTCACTGCTCTGGTGCTGCTGCTAGTACTTCTGCTCATCGCCCCACTCTTCTACTCACTGCAGAA GTGTGTTTTGGCTGTGATCATCATCGTGAACCTTAGCGGGGCACTGCGAAAGTTCAAGGAATTTCCTCAGATGTGGCACGTAAACCGTGTTGATGCAAGCATCTGGCTTATTACTGCCGCAACTTCGGCTTTGATCAACACAGAGCTTGGTTTGTTGGTTGGGGTCCTGGTTTCAGCCTTCTGTGTTCTGGTTCGCACCCAGAGGGCCCAAGGCCTTGAGCTGGGAAGAGTTGGAACCAGCGAACTGTATGAGGACCTAGCTGGCTACCACGGTGTCCAGAGCCAGCCTGGCATTGCAATCTTCCGTTATGAATCTCCCATCTACTACGCCAATCAAAGCCTGTTCAAGAAGTGCCTCTATCACCGGCTGGGGCTTGACCCGGTCAAGGAAAAGGTCCATCGCAAGAAGTTGGAAAAGAACCGGAAACGAGAAATTCGGATGAGGGCAGAAGAGAACAGAACCAAGGGTCAAGAGGCAGAGATGACCACCGATGTCTTTCTGCCAGCTAAATCCAGCTTCCACAGTGTGGTGATAGATTGTAGTCCGGTATTATTTTTAGATACAGCTGGGGTGAATTCACTGAAAGAGGTATATGAGGACTACAAAGAGCTGGGAGTGAAGGTACTACTGGCACAGTGTAACTTCTCAGTGCGTGCCTCTCTGCAGAGAGGGGGGTACTACCCAGACAACGTTGGAGAAAGAGAACATGTGTTTTTCACCATCAGTAATGCTGTGCACTATGCTCAATGTCTCTCAGGTGAAAATGGCCCATGTGACCCACAATGCTGA
- the LOC124469648 gene encoding heterogeneous nuclear ribonucleoprotein A0-like, whose product MTNQLCKLFVGGLNVETTDDGLRQHFEQYGQLTDCAVVLNQQLQRSRCFGFVTYSTPEEADAAMAARPHVVDGTNVELKRAVAREDANRPEALAKVKKIFVGGLKDDIEDEHLNEYFSQYGAIEKAEVITDKETGKKRGFGFVYFEDNDSADKAVLLKYHTINGHKVEVKKALTKQEMQAAGGRGGRGGRGRGMSYNGYGGGRGGGYGSYGGGYGGNDGGYGGGYSNGGGYGNQGGYGGGYGGQMGGGYGYSDFGDDYAQQSSGYGAMKGGNYSSRSGAPYARGGGGGGYGRGGYGGY is encoded by the coding sequence TCGGTGGATTGAACGTCGAGACTACCGACGATGGACTCAGGCAGCATTTCGAGCAGTATGGTCAGCTAACTGATTGCGCGGTGGTTCTAAATCAGCAGCTGCAACGGTCCCGCTGTTTCGGCTTTGTCACGTACTCTACACCGGAGGAGGCCGATGCCGCCATGGCTGCCAGGCCACATGTCGTAGATGGTACAAACGTGGAGTTGAAGAGAGCCGTTGCTCGTGAAGATGCAAATAGGCCAGAGGCACTAGCTAAAGTCAAGAAAATATTTGTAGGTGGTTTGAAAGACGACATAGAAGACGAACATCTGAATGAGTATTTTTCCCAGTATGGCGCAATAGAGAAGGCCGAAGTCATAACCGATAAAGAGACTGGGAAGAAGCGGGGATTCGGCTTTGTCTACTTTGAAGATAATGACTCGGCCGACAAAGCAGTATTGTTGAAGTACCACACCATCAATGGGCACAAAGTGGAGGTGAAGAAAGCTCTCACCAAGCAAGAGATGCAGGCGGCCGGTGGTCgcggtggaagaggaggacgaggaagggGGATGTCATACAACGGCTACGGTGGCGGCCGAGGTGGAGGCTATGGCAGTTATGGCGGAGGCTACGGAGGTAACGACGGTGGCTACGGCGGCGGGTACAGTAACGGCGGAGGCTACGGTAACCAGGGGGGTTACGGAGGAGGTTATGGGGGCCAAATGGGGGGTGGTTACGGATACAGTGACTTTGGCGACGACTACGCACAGCAGTCTTCCGGTTACGGTGCCATGAAGGGGGGCAATTACTCCAGCAGAAGCGGTGCACCGTATGCACGCggaggcggcggcggcggctacGGCAGGGGGGGATATGGCGGCTATTAG